The sequence below is a genomic window from Vibrio spartinae.
TCGCATTTTTATGCGGGCTTTTTATTATCAATGATTTCGTCGTATACTAGAGCCCTTGACGTCCACTAGGCTGTAATCATGATGAACTCTATTTCGATTTGGATGGATGCGGCTCGACCGAAAACCTTGCCTTTGGCATTGATTTCGATCCTCACAGGAAGTGCCTTAGCTTTTTCTGAAAAGCATTTTTCTTGGCCGATAGCAATGTTAGCTTTGGTCACTGCTATTTTACTGCAAATCTTGTCCAACCTTGCCAATGATTATGGCGATGCGGTGAAAGGAACCGATAATGACGCCCGATTAGGTCCCATGCGAGCAATTCAGTCGGGGGCCGTGACATTGAAAGACATGAAATATGCCATGATGATCAATGTGCTGCTCACTGTTGTTTCTGGCATGGCGTTGATCCTGTATGCCTTGGACTCGCTTGACAATATTCTGGTTTTTATTGGCCTTGGCGTCATGGCGATGATTGCTGCGGTTGCTTATACCATGGGGAATAAGCCTTATGGCTATGTCGGGCTTGGTGATGTCTCGGTATTTGTCTTCTTTGGCTTGTTGGGCGTGTCCGGGACTTATTTTCTCTATACCGGTCATTTGAATACGACGCTACTACTGCCATCGATCGCTTGTGGTTTATTGGCTGTCGCGGTATTGAATGTCAATAATATGCGGGATATCGAAAATGATGAAATCTGCGGCAAGCGAACAATCGCAGTTCGTTTAGGACCGATTCTGGCAAAAAAATATCACTTTATTCTGTTAGCCGGAGCTGTCTTCACGTTTAGTTTATATCTGTGGTTACAGACCGATCCGCTCTGGCTTGCTCTTCCTTTTCTGCTCAGTTTGGTGGCGATGGTCAAACATGCAGTTGCCATCTGGGAAGCAGAACAACCGGTGCACATCGCACCGATGTTACCTGCGGTGGTTCGATGTTCTATTGTGACAAACTTATTGTTTGTCGGGGTTGTCATTGCTCAAACACTGATCAGTTAATTGAGCTTTGTCATTGCAATGACTTACATAGTCGATATACTCGTTTAAGATACTTTCGCTGTGAGAATGGTTGCCATGGAATACAATACATCTGCACTTTGTGATATTTATTTCGATCAGGTTGATGTTGTAGAACCGATGTTCAGTAATTTTGGTGGACGAGCCTCTTTTGCCGGCCAGATAACAACGGTCAAATGTTTTGAAGATAATGGTTTGATCCGTGAAGTGCTTGAGCAAGACGGTTTGGGACGAGTGCTATTGGTTGATGGCGGTGGTTCTTTGCGTCGTGCCCTGATTGATTCTGAATTAGCTGCGCTCGCCGAAGAAAATGAGTGGGAAGGCCTGGTTGTTTACGGGTGTGTTCGTGAAGTGGACGAATTGGAAGAAATGAATATTGGTATTCAGGCCATGACATCAATTCCTGTTGGTGCCGCTGTACAAAGTATGGGTGAAATTGATATTCCCGTTAATTTTGGCGGTGTCACCTTCTTGCCAGAAGATTACCTTTATGCAGACAGTACCGGTATCATTCTTTCTCAGGAACCTTTGAATACTGACCTTGAAGAGGCTGAGTTGGATGAGGAAGAACTCGATGACGATGATGTCATTGACGATGATGATGTTATTGTCGAAGAAGATGAAGAACGGATTTAATCTGGATTTTTGTCTGATGTCAGAGCCGTTTATTGCTTACGGCTCGTCGTCTTCCTTCTCGTGACTGACTTTCTTGTCACTGGCTTCCTTGTCATTGGCGCTCAG
It includes:
- a CDS encoding 1,4-dihydroxy-2-naphthoate polyprenyltransferase; this translates as MMNSISIWMDAARPKTLPLALISILTGSALAFSEKHFSWPIAMLALVTAILLQILSNLANDYGDAVKGTDNDARLGPMRAIQSGAVTLKDMKYAMMINVLLTVVSGMALILYALDSLDNILVFIGLGVMAMIAAVAYTMGNKPYGYVGLGDVSVFVFFGLLGVSGTYFLYTGHLNTTLLLPSIACGLLAVAVLNVNNMRDIENDEICGKRTIAVRLGPILAKKYHFILLAGAVFTFSLYLWLQTDPLWLALPFLLSLVAMVKHAVAIWEAEQPVHIAPMLPAVVRCSIVTNLLFVGVVIAQTLIS
- the rraA gene encoding ribonuclease E activity regulator RraA: MEYNTSALCDIYFDQVDVVEPMFSNFGGRASFAGQITTVKCFEDNGLIREVLEQDGLGRVLLVDGGGSLRRALIDSELAALAEENEWEGLVVYGCVREVDELEEMNIGIQAMTSIPVGAAVQSMGEIDIPVNFGGVTFLPEDYLYADSTGIILSQEPLNTDLEEAELDEEELDDDDVIDDDDVIVEEDEERI